One window from the genome of Paramisgurnus dabryanus chromosome 24, PD_genome_1.1, whole genome shotgun sequence encodes:
- the LOC135726407 gene encoding hatching enzyme 1.2-like, whose amino-acid sequence MDPRASFSILMLLVGFSQAFILPRLADLLTEPEDVDITTKILETNNGSTEVLLEGDLMFPKTRNALICLSNNCFWKKNANNLVEVPYIVSSEYTSYEKSTIQNAMASFASKTCIRFVPRSSQIDYISIENKDGCYSSVGKTGGKQVVSLNRGGCVYHGVVEHELNHALGFNHEHTRSDRDKYVRINFENISPNMAYNFQKKNTNNQNTPYDYGSVMHYGRTAFAIQSGKETITPIPNASVQIGQRQEMSNIDILRINKLYGC is encoded by the exons ATGGATCCAAGAGCCTCCTTCTCCATTCTGATGCTGCTGGTTGGCTTCTCCCAAGCATTTATTCTACCG AGGCTTGCAGATCTGTTAACAGAACCAGAAGATGTGGACATCACAACAAAAATCTTAGAGACCAACAATG GATCTACTGAAGTCTTGCTTGAGGGAGATCTGATGTTTCCCAAAACCAGAAATGCTCTCATCTGCCTAAGCAACAACTGTTTCTGGAAGAAAAATGCCAACAATCTAGTTGAGGTCCCTTACATAGTGAGCAGTGAATACA CATCTTATGAGAAGAGTACTATCCAGAACGCCATGGCATCTTTCGCCAGCAAAACCTGCATCCGCTTTGTGCCCAGATCATCTCAGATTGACTACATCAGTATTGAGAACAAAGATGG GTGTTACTCTTCTGTTGGTAAAACAGGTGGCAAACAGGTGGTCTCCCTCAACAGGGGCGGCTGTGTGTACCATGGCGTTGTTGAACATGAGCTAAATCATGCCCTGGGCTTTAACCACGAGCACACCAGGAGCGATCGTGATAAGTATGTGAGGATCAACTTTGAAAACATCTCTCCTAATATGGCCTACAACTTCCAAAAAAAGAACACCAACAATCAAAACACTCCATACGACTACGGCTCCGTCATGCACTATGGAAGAACGGCCTTTGCCATCCAGTCCGGAAAGGAAACCATCACTCCCATTCCTAatgcatctgtgcaaatcgGACAGAGACAGGAAATGTCAAACATCGACATCCTGAGGATCAACAAACTGTATGGATGCTGA
- the LOC135726391 gene encoding hatching enzyme 1.2-like yields MDPRASFSILMLLVGFSQAFILPEQRLADLLREPEDVDITTKILETNNGSTEVLLEGDLVFPKTRNALICLSNNCFWKKNANNLVEVPYIVSSEYTSNQISTIQNAMASFASKTCIRFVPRSSQIDYISIENKDGCYSSLGRTGGKQVVSLNRGGCVYHGIVEHELNHALGFYHEHTRSDRDQYVRINFENISPNMAYNFQKKNTNNQNTPYDYGSVMHYGRTAFAIQSGKETITPIPNASVQIGQRQEMSNIDILRINKLYGC; encoded by the exons ATGGATCCAAGAGCCTCCTTCTCCATTCTGATGCTGCTGGTTGGCTTCTCCCAAGCATTTATTCTACCG GAGCAGAGGCTTGCAGATCTGTTAAGAGAGCCAGAAGATGTGGACATCACAACTAAAATCTTAGAGACCAACAATG GATCTACTGAAGTCTTGCTTGAAGGAGATCTGGTGTTTCCCAAAACCAGAAATGCTCTCATCTGCTTAAGCAACAACTGTTTCTGGAAGAAAAATGCCAACAATCTAGTTGAGGTCCCTTACATAGTGAGCAGTGAATACA CATCTAATCAGATTAGTACTATCCAGAACGCCAtggcgtccttcgccagcaaaACCTGCATCCGCTTTGTGCCCAGATCATCTCAGATCGACTACATCAGTATTGAGAACAAAGATGG GTGTTACTCATCTCTTGGTAGAACAGGTGGCAAACAGGTTGTCTCCCTCAACAGGGGCGGCTGTGTGTACCATGGCATCGTTGAACATGAGCTCAATCACGCCCTGGGCTTCTACCACGAGCACACCAGGAGCGATCGTGACCAGTACGTCAGGATCAACTTCGAAAACATCTCTCCTAATATGGCCTACAACTTCCAAAAAAAGAACACCAACAATCAAAATACTCCATACGACTACGGCTCTGTCATGCACTATGGAAGAACGGCCTTCGCCATCCAATCCGGAAAGGAAACCATCACTCCCATTCCTAATGCCTCTGTGCAAATCGGACAGAGACAGGAAATGTCAAACATCGACATCCTGAGGATCAACAAACTGTATGGATGCTAA
- the LOC135721497 gene encoding hatching enzyme 1.2-like, with amino-acid sequence MDPRASFSILMLLVGFSQALFLPNLADLLVTQQETVDLTTKILETNNGSAEILLEGDLVFPKTRNALYCLNNNCFWKKNGNNLVEVPYIVSSEYTSYEKSTIQSAMTSFASKTCIRFVPRSSQIDYISIENKDGCYSSLGRTGGKQVVSLKRGGCVYHGIVEHELNHALGFYHEHTRSDRDQYVRINWANISPDMAYNFQKQNTNNQNTPYDYGSVMHYGKTAFATQYGQETITPIPDASVQIGQRQELSNIDILRINKLYGC; translated from the exons ATGGATCCAAGAGCCTCCTTCTCCATTCTGATGCTGCTGGTTGGCTTCTCCCAGGCACTTTTTCTACCG AATCTTGCAGATCTGTTAGTAACACAGCAAGAAACTGTGGACCTCACTACCAAGATTTTAGAGACCAACAATG GATCTGCTGAAATCTTGCTTGAAGGAGATCTTGTGTTTCCCAAAACCAGAAATGCTCTCTACTGCTTAAACAACAACTGTTTCTGGAAGAAAAATGGCAACAATCTAGTTGAGGTCCCTTACATAGTGAGCAGTGAATACA CATCTTATGAGAAGAGTACTATCCAGAGCGCCATGACGTCCTTCGCCAGCAAAACCTGCATCCGCTTTGTGCCCAGATCATCTCAGATCGACTACATCAGTATTGAGAACAAAGATGG GTGTTACTCGTCTCTTGGTAGAACAGGTGGCAAACAGGTGGTCTCTCTCAAAAGGGGTGGCTGTGTGTATCATGGCATCGTTGAACATGAGCTCAATCACGCCCTGGGCTTCTACCACGAGCACACCAGGAGCGATCGTGACCAGTACGTGAGGATCAACTGGGCAAACATCTCTCCTGATATGGCCTACAACTTCCAGAAACAGAACACCAACAATCAAAACACTCCATACGACTACGGCTCCGTCATGCACTACGGAAAAACGGCCTTTGCCACCCAGTATGGGCAGGAAACCATCACTCCCATTCCTGATGCGTCTGTGCAAATCGGACAGAGACAGGAGCTGTCTAACATCGACATCCTGAGGATCAACAAACTGTATGGATGCTGA
- the LOC135721505 gene encoding hatching enzyme 1.2-like produces the protein MDPRASFSVLMLLVGFSQAVFLPELTDLLVTQQENVDLTTKILETNNGSTEVLLEGDLVFPKTRNALYCLNNNCFWKKNANNIVEVPYIVSSEFTYYEKSTIQSAMSSFHSKTCIRFVPRSSQIDYISIENKDGCYSSLGRTGGKQVVSLKRGGCVYHGIVEHELNHALGFYHEHTRSDRDQYVRINWANISPEMAYNFQKQNTNNQNTPYDYSSVMHYGKTAFATQYGQETITPIPNASVQIGQRQEMSNIDILRINKLYGC, from the exons ATGGATCCAAGAGCCTCCTTCTCCGTTCTGATGCTGCTGGTTGGCTTCTCCCAGGCAGTTTTTCTACCG GAGCTCACAGATCTGTTAGTAACACAGCAAGAAAATGTGGACCTCACTACAAAGATTTTAGAGACCAACAATG GATCTACTGAAGTCTTGCTTGAAGGAGATCTGGTGTTTCCCAAAACCAGAAATGCTCTCTACTGCTTAAACAACAACTGTTTCTGGAAGAAAAATGCCAACAATATAGTTGAGGTCCCTTACATAGTGAGCAGTGAATTTA CATATTATGAGAAGAGTACTATCCAGAGCGCTATGTCTTCCTTCCACAGCAAAACCTGCATCCGCTTTGTGCCCAGATCATCTCAGATCGACTACATCAGTATTGAGAACAAAGATGG GTGTTACTCGTCTCTTGGTAGAACAGGTGGCAAACAGGTGGTCTCCCTCAAAAGGGGCGGCTGTGTGTACCATGGCATCGTTGAACATGAGCTCAATCACGCCCTGGGCTTCTACCACGAGCACACCAGGAGCGATCGTGACCAGTACGTCAGGATCAACTGGGCAAACATCTCTCCTGAAATGGCCTACAACTTCCAGAAACAGAACACCAACAATCAAAACACTCCATACGACTACAGCTCCGTCATGCACTATGGAAAAACGGCCTTCGCCACCCAATATGGGCAGGAAACCATCACTCCCATTCCTAatgcatctgtgcaaatcgGTCAGAGACAGGAAATGTCTAACATCGACATCCTGAGGATCAACAAGTTGTATGGATGCTGA
- the LOC135726456 gene encoding hatching enzyme 1.2-like produces MDPRASFSILMLLVGFSQALFLPNLADLLVTQQENVDLTTKILETNNGSAEVLLEGDLVFPKTRNALYCLNNNCFWKKNANNIVEVPYIVSSEYTYYEKSTIQSAMSSFHSKTCIRFVPRSSQIDYISIENKDGCYSSLGRTGGKQVVSLKRGGCVYHGIVEHELNHALGFYHEHTRSDRDQYVRINWANISPNMAYNFQKQNTNNQNTPYDYSSVMHYGKTAFATQYGKETITPIPDASVQIGQRQEMSHIDILRINKLYGC; encoded by the exons ATGGATCCAAGAGCCTCCTTCTCCATTCTGATGCTGCTGGTTGGCTTCTCCCAGGCACTTTTTCTACCG AATCTTGCAGATCTGTTAGTAACACAGCAAGAAAATGTGGACCTCACTACAAAGATTTTAGAGACCAACAATG GATCTGCTGAAGTCTTACTTGAAGGAGATTTGGTGTTTCCCAAAACCAGAAATGCTCTCTACTGCTTAAACAACAACTGTTTCTGGaagaaaaatgcaaacaatATAGTTGAGGTCCCTTACATAGTGAGCAGTGAATACA CATATTATGAGAAGAGTACTATCCAGAGCGCTATGTCTTCCTTCCACAGCAAAACCTGCATCCGCTTTGTGCCCAGATCATCTCAGATCGACTACATCAGCATTGAGAACAAAGATGG GTGTTACTCGTCTCTTGGTAGAACAGGTGGCAAACAGGTGGTCTCCCTCAAAAGGGGCGGCTGTGTGTATCATGGCATCGTTGAACATGAGCTCAATCACGCCCTGGGCTTCTACCACGAGCACACCAGGAGCGATCGGGACCAGTACGTCAGGATCAACTGGGCAAACATCTCTCCTAATATGGCCTACAACTTCCAGAAACAGAACACCAACAACCAAAACACTCCATACGACTACAGCTCCGTCATGCACTACGGAAAAACGGCCTTTGCTACCCAGTATGGAAAAGAAACCATCACTCCCATTCCTGATGCGTCTGTGCAAATCGGTCAGAGACAGGAAATGTCACACATCGACATCCTGAGGATCAACAAACTGTATGGATGCTGA
- the LOC135726440 gene encoding hatching enzyme 1.2-like, translated as MDPRASFSILMLLVGFSKAVFLPVRPLQNLADLLVTQQETVDLTTKILETNNGSAEILLEGDLVFPKTRNALYCLNNNCFWKKNANNLVEVPYIVSSEYTYYEKSTIQSAMTSFASKTCIRFVPRSSQIDYISIENKDGCYSSLGRTGGKQVVSLKRGGCVYHGIVEHELNHALGFYHEHTRSDRDQYVRINWQNISPDMAYNFQKQNTNNQNTPYDYGSVMHYGKTAFATQYGQETITPIPNASVQIGQRQELSNIDILRINKLYGC; from the exons ATGGATCCAAGAGCCTCCTTCTCCATTCTGATGCTGCTGGTTGGCTTCTCCAAGGCAGTTTTTCTACCGGTAAGACCCTTA CAGAATCTTGCAGATCTGTTAGTAACACAGCAAGAAACTGTGGACCTCACTACCAAGATTTTAGAGACCAACAATG GATCTGCTGAAATCTTGCTTGAAGGAGATCTGGTGTTTCCCAAAACCAGAAATGCTCTCTACTGCTTAAACAACAACTGTTTCTGGAAGAAAAATGCCAACAATCTAGTTGAGGTCCCTTACATAGTGAGCAGTGAATACA CATATTATGAGAAGAGTACTATCCAGAGCGCCATGACGTCCTTCGCCAGCAAAACCTGCATTCGCTTTGTGCCCAGATCATCTCAGATCGACTACATCAGTATTGAGAACAAAGATGG GTGTTACTCGTCTCTTGGTAGAACAGGTGGCAAACAGGTGGTCTCCCTCAAAAGGGGCGGCTGTGTGTACCATGGCATCGTTGAACATGAGCTCAATCATGCCCTGGGCTTCTACCACGAGCACACCAGGAGCGATCGTGACCAGTACGTCAGGATCAACTGGCAAAACATCTCTCCTGATATGGCCTACAACTTCCAGAAACAGAACACCAACAATCAAAACACTCCATACGACTACGGCTCCGTCATGCACTATGGAAAAACGGCCTTCGCCACACAATATGGACAGGAAACCATCACTCCCATTCCTAatgcatctgtgcaaatcgGACAGAGACAGGAGCTGTCTAACATCGACATCCTGAGGATCAACAAACTGTATGGATGCTGA
- the LOC135721097 gene encoding hatching enzyme 1.2-like, whose protein sequence is MHKHQESDFWKKNANNLVEVPYIVSSEYTSYEKSTIQSAMTSFASKTCIRFVPRSSQIDYISIENKDGCYSSLGRTGGKQVVSLKRGGCVYHGIVEHELNHALGFYHEHTRSDRDQYVRINWQNISPDMAYNFQKQNTNNQNTPYDYGSVMHYGKTAFATQYGQETITPIPNASVQIGQRQALSNIDILRINKLYGC, encoded by the exons atgcacaaacatcaagaatcaga ttTCTGGAAGAAAAATGCCAACAATCTAGTTGAGGTCCCTTACATAGTGAGCAGTGAATACA CATCTTATGAGAAGAGTACTATCCAGAGTGCCATGACGTCCTTCGCCAGCAAAACCTGCATCCGCTTTGTGCCCAGATCATCTCAGATCGACTACATCAGTATTGAGAACAAAGATGG GTGTTACTCGTCTCTTGGTAGAACAGGTGGCAAACAGGTGGTCTCTCTCAAAAGGGGTGGCTGTGTGTACCATGGCATCGTTGAACATGAGCTCAATCACGCCCTGGGCTTCTACCACGAGCACACCAGGAGCGATCGTGACCAGTACGTCAGGATCAACTGGCAAAACATCTCTCCTGATATGGCCTACAACTTCCAGAAACAGAACACCAACAATCAAAACACTCCATACGACTACGGCTCCGTCATGCACTATGGAAAAACGGCCTTCGCCACCCAATATGGGCAGGAAACCATCACTCCCATTCCTAatgcatctgtgcaaatcgGACAGAGACAGGCGCTGTCTAACATCGACATCCTGAGGATCAACAAACTGTATGGATGCTGA
- the LOC135721512 gene encoding hatching enzyme 1.2-like: protein MDPRASFSILMLLVGFSQAVFLPKLADLLATQQENVDLTTKILKTNNGSAEILLEGDLVFPKTRNALYCLNNNCFWKKNANNIVEVPYIVSSEYTYYEKSTIQSAMTSFASKTCIRFVPRSSQIDYISIENLDGCYSSLGRTGGKQVVSLKRGGCVYHGIVEHELNHALGFYHEHTRSDRDQYVRINWQNISPDMAYNFQKQNTNNQNTPYDYSSVMHYGKTAFATQYGQETITPIPNASVQIGQRQELSNIDILRINKLYGC from the exons ATGGATCCAAGAGCCTCCTTCTCCATTCTGATGCTGCTGGTTGGCTTCTCCCAGGCAGTTTTTCTACCG AAGCTTGCAGATCTGTTAGCAACACAGCAAGAAAATGTGGACCTCACTACAAAGATTTTAAAGACCAACAATG GATCTGCTGAAATCTTGCTTGAAGGAGATCTGGTGTTTCCCAAAACCAGAAATGCTCTCTACTGCTTAAACAACAACTGTTTCTGGAAGAAAAATGCCAACAATATAGTTGAAGTCCCTTACATAGTGAGCAGTGAATACA CATATTATGAGAAGAGTACTATCCAGAGCGCCATGACGTCCTTCGCCAGCAAAACCTGCATCCGCTTTGTGCCCAGATCATCTCAGATCGACTACATCAGTATTGAGAACCTAGATGG GTGTTACTCGTCTCTTGGTAGAACAGGTGGCAAACAGGTGGTCTCCCTCAAAAGGGGCGGCTGTGTGTATCATGGCATCGTTGAACATGAGCTCAATCACGCCCTGGGCTTCTACCACGAGCACACCAGGAGCGATCGTGACCAGTACGTCAGGATCAACTGGCAAAACATCTCTCCTGATATGGCCTACAACTTCCAGAAACAGAACACCAACAATCAAAACACTCCATACGACTACAGCTCCGTCATGCACTATGGAAAAACGGCCTTCGCCACACAATATGGGCAGGAAACCATCACTCCCATTCCTAATGCATCTGTGCAAATTGGACAGAGACAGGAGCTGTCTAACATCGACATCCTGAGGATCAACAAACTGTATGGATGCTGA
- the LOC135726488 gene encoding hatching enzyme 1.2-like — protein MDPRASFSILMLLVGFSQALFLPELADLLITQQENVDLTSKILETNNGSAEILLEGDLVFPKTRNALYCLNNNCFWKKNANNLVEVPYIVSSEYTSYEKSTIQSAMTSFASKTCIRFVPRSTQIDYISIENKDGCYSSLGRTGGKQVVSLKRGGCVYHGIVEHELNHALGFYHEHTRSDRDQYVRINWANISPDMAYNFQKQNTNNQNTPYDYGSVMHYGKTAFATQYGQETITPIPDASVQIGQRQELSNIDILRINKLYGC, from the exons ATGGATCCAAGAGCCTCCTTCTCCATTCTGATGCTGCTGGTTGGCTTCTCCCAGGCACTTTTTCTACCG GAGCTTGCAGATCTATTAATAACACAGCAAGAAAATGTGGACCTCACTTCAAAGATTTTAGAGACCAACAATG GATCTGCTGAAATCTTGCTTGAAGGAGATCTGGTGTTTCCCAAAACCAGAAATGCTCTCTACTGCTTAAACAACAACTGTTTCTGGAAGAAAAATGCCAACAATCTAGTTGAGGTCCCTTACATAGTGAGCAGTGAATACA CATCTTATGAGAAGAGTACTATCCAGAGCGCCATGACGTCCTTTGCCAGCAAAACCTGCATCCGCTTTGTGCCCAGATCAACTCAGATCGACTACATCAGCATTGAGAACAAAGATGG GTGCTACTCGTCTCTTGGTAGAACAGGTGGCAAACAGGTGGTCTCCCTCAAAAGGGGCGGCTGTGTGTACCATGGCATCGTTGAACATGAGCTCAATCACGCCCTGGGCTTCTACCACGAGCACACCAGGAGCGATCGTGACCAGTACGTGAGGATCAACTGGGCAAACATCTCTCCTGATATGGCCTACAACTTCCAGAAACAGAACACCAACAATCAAAACACTCCATACGACTACGGCTCCGTCATGCACTACGGAAAAACGGCCTTCGCCACCCAATATGGGCAGGAAACCATCACTCCCATTCCTGATGCGTCTGTGCAAATCGGACAGAGACAGGAGCTGTCTAACATCGACATCCTGAGGATCAACAAACTGTATGGATGCTGA